A single genomic interval of Zingiber officinale cultivar Zhangliang chromosome 4A, Zo_v1.1, whole genome shotgun sequence harbors:
- the LOC121971512 gene encoding FACT complex subunit SPT16-like: MANHQNGGAKPPASAAAAAYTINLDNFSMRLKGFYTHWSDHKPNLWGSADAIAIATPPTSEDLRYLKSSALNIWLLGYEFPETIMVFMDKQIHFICSQKKAKLLDTVKKSAREAAGLDLIIHVKAKDDDGTALMEDTIRAIRAQSKSESPIVGYISKEAPEGKLLETWSEKLGNSTLQLIDVTNGFSDLFSVKDGTELTCIKKAAYLTSSVMKNFVVPKLERAIDEEKKVSHSSLMDDAEKAILNPTKVKVKLKAENVDICYPPIFQSGGHFDLRPSASSNDDNLYYDSTSVIICAIGSRYNSYCSNVARTFLIDATATQIKAYDVLVKAHDAVIGSLKPGNTVGAAYQAAIAVVQKEAPELLSNLTKSAGTGIGLEFRESGLSLNSKNDRLLKPGMVFNLSLGFQNLQAQTKNPKTEIYSLLLADTVIVSEKPPEVLTASCSKAVKDVAYSFNEEEEEELPSVKAVLNNKGVLASKATLRSDNQEMSKEELRRQHQAELARQKNEETARRLAVGRSASGDGRGPAKTSSDLVAYKNVNDIPFAKQLAIQVDQKNEAILLPIYGSMIPFHISTVKSVTSHQDHGTCTIRIIFNVPGTPFNPHDANTLKFQGAIYVKEITFRSKDPRHTSEVVQLIKTLRRHVTSRESERAERATLVTQEKLQLAGNRMKSVKLPDLWIRPSFGGRGRKLTGSLEAHVNGFRYATSRPDERVEIMFANIKHAFFQPAEREMITLVHFHLHNHIMVGNKKTKDVQFYVEVMDVVQTLGGGRRSALDPDEIEEEQRERDRKNKINMEFQSFVNKVHDIWAQPQFKGLDLEFDMPLRELGFHGVPHKSSAFIVPTSTCLVELIETPFLVVTLGEIEIVNLERVGFGQKNFDMTIVFKDFKRDVLRIDSIPSSSVDGIKEWLDTTDLKYYESRLNLNWRPILKTIVEDPEKFIEDGGWEFLNMEASESDSDNTEESDKGYEPSDVEPESASEDEDKDSASLVESDEDEESDEDSEEEKGKTWEELEREASNADREKGDESDSEEEKRRRKVKALGKSRGLERSVPKGVPGKRPKFN; this comes from the coding sequence ATGGCCAATCATCAGAATGGAGGTGCAAAACCACCAGcctctgctgctgctgctgcttatACTATCAATCTTGATAACTTCAGCATGCGGCTAAAAGGATTTTACACTCATTGGAGTGATCATAAACCCAATCTTTGGGGTTCTGCAGATGCCATTGCAATTGCTACGCCACCTACTTCTGAAGATCTTCGGTACCTTAAATCCTCAGCTTTGAATATATGGTTACTTGGTTATGAGTTTCCAGAAACCATCATGGTTTTCATGGACAAGCAGATTCATTTCATATGTAGTCAAAAGAAGGCCAAACTACTTGACACTGTAAAAAAATCTGCTCGTGAGGCTGCTGGACTTGATCTTATAATACATGTTAAGGCAAAGGATGATGATGGGACAGCCCTGATGGAGGATACTATTCGTGCTATTCGTGCACAGTCAAAATCAGAGTCCCCTATTGTTGGATACATTTCAAAGGAGGCACCAGAAGGGAAGCTTCTAGAAACTTGGTCTGAGAAGCTTGGGAACTCGACCTTACAACTTATTGATGTTACAAATGGTTTCTCTGATCTCTTTTCTGTAAAAGATGGCACAGAACTTACCTGCATCAAGAAAGCTGCCTATCTAACTTCATCAGTGATGAAAAATTTTGTGGTTCCAAAGCTTGAGCGGGCCATTGACGAGGAAAAGAAAGTTTCCCATTCTTCATTGATGGATGATGCAGAAAAGGCAATACTCAACCCTACAAAGGTGAAGGTTAAATTGAAGGCAGAAAATGTCGATATATGCTATCCTCCCATCTTCCAAAGTGGAGGGCATTTTGATCTCAGACCCAGTGCATCCAGCAATGATGATAATCTGTATTATGATTCTACTAGCGTTATCATCTGTGCTATTGGCTCACGCTATAACAGTTATTGCTCAAATGTTGCAAGGACATTTTTGATTGATGCAACTGCGACCCAGATTAAGGCCTATGATGTGTTGGTTAAAGCTCACGATGCTGTGATTGGTTCTTTGAAACCTGGAAATACCGTTGGTGCTGCCTATCAAGCTGCCATAGCAGTAGTTCAGAAGGAAGCTCCAGAGCTGCTGTCAAATCTTACCAAGTCTGCTGGAACTGGAATAGGGCTTGAGTTTCGTGAGTCTGgattgagtttaaattcaaaaaatGACCGTTTGTTGAAACCCGGAATGGTTTTCAACTTGTCTCTTGGTTTCCAGAATCTCCAGGCTCAGACTAAAAATCCTAAGACTGAGATATACTCATTGTTGCTGGCTGATACTGTTATAGTTAGCGAGAAACCTCCTGAGGTCTTGACTGCAAGCTGTTCCAAGGCGGTTAAGGATGTTGCTTACTCATTtaatgaggaagaggaggaagagctgCCTAGTGTAAAGGCTGTTCTTAACAACAAGGGGGTGCTTGCGTCCAAAGCAACTCTGAGATCGGATAACCAGGAGATGTCCAAGGAAGAGTTGAGAAGACAGCACCAGGCAGAGCTTGCTCGACAGAAGAATGAAGAAACTGCTAGGCGGCTGGCTGTTGGTAGGTCTGCAAGTGGTGATGGCCGAGGCCCGGCCAAAACATCTAGTGATCTAGTTGCTTACAAAAACGTAAATGATATACCCTTTGCGAAACAGCTAGCTATACAAGTAGATCAGAAGAACGAGGCTATTCTTTTACCAATTTATGGAAGCATGATCCCCTTCCATATCTCTACAGTGAAGAGTGTGACCTCTCATCAGGACCATGGGACTTGCACCATCCGAATTATTTTCAATGTGCCTGGCACACCATTCAATCCCCATGATGCCAATACCCTCAAGTTTCAAGGTGCAATCTATGTCAAAGAGATTACTTTTCGGTCTAAGGATCCCCGGCATACCAGTGAAGTGGTTCAGCTAATCAAAACACTTCGGAGACATGTCACATCAAGGGAGTCTGAGAGAGCTGAAAGGGCCACTTTGGTTACCCAAGAGAAACTGCAGCTTGCTGGAAACCGAATGAAATCAGTCAAGCTACCAGACTTGTGGATACGCCCTTCATTCGGTGGTCGTGGAAGGAAGCTCACAGGAAGTTTGGAGGCTCATGTAAATGGGTTTCGGTATGCTACATCGAGACCTGATGAGCGAGTGGAAATCATGTTTGCGAACATCAAGCATGCCTTCTTCCAGCCTGCAGAGAGAGAGATGATTACACTGGTGCACTTTCACCTTCACAATCATATCATGGTGGGCAACAAGAAGACAAAGGATGTTCAGTTTTATGTTGAAGTTATGGATGTTGTACAGACTTTGGGTGGTGGAAGAAGATCAGCTCTTGATCCTGATGAGATTGAGGAAGAGCAACGTGAAAGGGATCggaaaaataagataaatatggaatTTCAGAGCTTTGTCAACAAGGTGCATGATATCTGGGCGCAACCACAGTTTAAAGGTCTTGATTTGGAGTTTGATATGCCATTACGGGAGCTTGGGTTCCATGGAGTCCCTCACAAGTCGTCGGCCTTCATTGTTCCAACCTCAACCTGTTTGGTCGAACTCATTGAAACACCCTTCCTGGTGGTTACCTTAGGTGAGATCGAGATAGTTAATCTTGAAAGAGTTGGTTTCGGGCAGAAGAATTTCGACATGACTATTGTGTTTAAGGATTTCAAAAGGGATGTCCTCCGCATAGATTCTATTCCATCCTCCTCCGTTGATGGAATTAAGGAATGGCTCGACACTACAGATCTAAAGTATTACGAGAGCAGACTGAATCTCAACTGGCGGCCAATTCTGAAAACCATAGTCGAGGACCCTGAGAAGTTCATCGAAGATGGCGGATGGGAGTTTTTGAACATGGAGGCCAGTGAATCAGATTCTGATAATACTGAGGAATCAGACAAAGGGTATGAGCCATCTGATGTCGAGCCAGAGTCCGCTTCCGAAGATGAAGACAAAGACAGTGCATCATTGGTGGAATCCGACGAGGACGAGGAATCGGACGAGGACTCAGAGGAGGAGAAAGGGAAGACATGGGAGGAGTTGGAACGGGAGGCGAGCAATGCTGACAGGGAGAAGGGTGATGAATCTGATAGTGAAGAGGAGAAGCGGAGGAGGAAGGTGAAAGCTCTCGGGAAGTCCCGTGGTCTGGAAAGAAGTGTCCCCAAGGGAGTCCCTGGGAAGAGACCAAAGTTTAACTGA
- the LOC121971510 gene encoding uncharacterized protein LOC121971510, with protein sequence MLEGESSKNSTVGESRICGIEKVIADAVRGTTSKQGSSKVMKANCQDKNKFVSGHNDPISIPSYTVGELKKEVVEARFFLHDKLQRDVISSGILEGHSSDRSDSYFEDESLGSIDENSIAVKFLASLDLEQGEPRNNVVTLASEHATVEATGFGESTSVAVYALKKMVSGLSKRETELMFDEILEECFNMEKKTCIDVA encoded by the coding sequence ATGTTGGAAGGGGAAAGTTCAAAAAATAGCACCGTTGGAGAAAGTCGAATATGTGGAATTGAGAAAGTCATTGCTGATGCAGTTCGTGGTACTACATCTAAGCAGGGCTCCTCTAAAGTCATGAAAGCTAACTGCCAGGATAAAAACAAGTTTGTATCAGGTCATAATGATCCAATAAGCATTCCAAGTTATACAGTTGGAGAGTTAAAAAAGGAAGTGGTAGAAGCAAGGTTCTTTCTGCATGATAAGTTACAAAGAGACGTGATCTCATCTGGCATTTTGGAAGGTCATAGCTCAGATCGCAGTGACTCATATTTTGAAGATGAGTCACTGGGTTCAATTGACGAAAATTCCATTGCAGTGAAGTTCCTGGCTTCTCTAGATCTCGAGCAAGGTGAGCCTCGCAATAATGTTGTGACTTTGGCATCTGAGCATGCGACAGTAGAGGCAACTGGTTTTGGGGAAAGCACATCTGTAGCAGTATATGCTTTAAAAAAGATGGTCAGTGGACTTTCCAAAAGGGAAACTGAACTCATGTTCGATGAAATACTTGAAGAATGTTTCAACATGGAGAAAAAAACCTGCATTGATGTTGCATGA
- the LOC121971509 gene encoding WD repeat-containing protein PCN-like, which produces MEKLRIHWNSSVEWKPSAVVALATSADGLRVAAAREDGSVEIWLVSPGSVGWHCQLTVQGVPSSRVSSLVWCCSSLKSEGAGRLLSSNIDGTISEWDLYSLNQKVILDSIGVSIWQISAEPSVDFMHPDVTDSKLVANGHTSHDAPSDCESCLNDGDDEYDELDHPTTKTDGQRLVLACDDGCIRMYKISDKDGFIYSRSFPRVSGRILSITWSHDAKFVFSGSSDGLIRCWDAASFHEKYRITAGLGGLGSGPELCIWSLLFLRSGTLVSGDSTGSVQFWDGNYGTLMQAHAYHKGDVNALATIPSQNRVFSAGSDGQVILYKLTEEMSISEEKGICQEKLFKWIYVGYIRAHTHDVRALAMTVPISREDISPEEKIVKVRRQEKPVEFSYHKWAHLGVPMLISGGDDAKLIAYSAREFTQFSPHDICPAPQRPLIKLVNDTVSDGDSMMLVQQSSGWIDVLQVKLIGKKVVTQLLARVKSKGSSKIICSAISSSGMLFAYSDQKKPCLFELKKAEVGKSKWIINKIQLPKRLPYAHSIIFSADSSYLMLAGHDRKIYVVDIKGLELVDTFVPQRKLDSTNLQPDEPPMTRMCTSADGQWLAAINCFGDIYIFNLEINRQHWFISRMNDASITAADFPPKNSNVFVVTTSSNEVFIFDLEAKQLGEWSKQNTNHLPRRFQEFPGEIIGLSFLPSSLSVIIYSSRAMCLIDFGMPIVQEEKVQIGLDPSSDKNERNKTNWAKRKRKSHEQKSSNTKNFDFFVFKDPALFVGHLSDNSLLLMGKQWLDVARNFDAPIHRHIFGT; this is translated from the exons GGCATTGCCAGCTT ACGGTCCAAGGAGTTCCTTCCTCGAGAGTTTCGTCATTGGTCTGGTGCTGTTCGAGTTTGAAGAGCGAAGGCGCTGGACGTTTGCTATCTTCGAACATAGATGGGACGATATCAGAATGGGATTTGTACTCGCTAAATCAAAAG GTCATTTTAGATTCCATCGGAGTGTCAATTTGGCAGATATCAGCTGAACCATCTGTTGATTTTATGCATCCAGATGTGACTGATTCCAAGCTTGTAGCAAATGGTCACACCAGTCATGATGCCCCAAGTGATTGTGAATCTTGCCTTAATGATGGTGACGATGAATATGATGAACTTGATCATCCAACCACAAAAACTGATGGTCAACGATTGGTTCTTGCTTGTGATGATGGTTGTATTCGTATGTATAAGATCTCTGATAAAGATGGGTTTATTTACAGCAGAAGTTTCCCCCGAGTTAGTG GGCGCATTTTAAGTATTACATGGAGCCATGATGCAAAGTTTGTATTTTCCGGTAGTAGTGATGG GCTAATAAGGTGTTGGGATGCTGCATCTTTCCATGAAAAATATCGCATTACTGCTGGGCTTGGAGGCTTGGGCAGTGGCCCTGAACTTTGCATATGGTCATTGCTCTTCTTAAG GTCTGGCACCCTTGTCAGTGGAGATAGTACTGGGAGTGTTCAGTTCTGGGATGGTAACTATGGGACTCTTATGCAAGCTCATGCCTACCATAAGGGTGATGTGAATGCTTTAGCCACTATTCCTAGTCAAAACCGAGTGTTTTCTGCTGGTTCAGATGGACAG GTTATTCTTTATAAGCTCACTGAAGAGATGAGCATATCAGAAGAAAAGGGGATTTGTCAAGAAAAACTGTTTAAGTGGATCTATGTTGGATATATAAGAGCTCACACTCATGATGTAAGGGCCTTGGCAATGACAGTACCAATTAGCAGAGAAG ATATATCACCTGAGGAAAAGATAGTCAAGGTACGTCGCCAAGAGAAACCTGTCGAATTTAGTTATCACAAATGGGCACATTTAGGAGTTCCAATGCTCATTTCTGGAGGTGATGATGCCAAGTTGATTGCCTACTCTGCTAGAGAGTTTACTCAATTCTCACCTCATGATATATGCCCAGCACCTCAACGACCATTAATAAAACTCGTGAATGATACAGTTTCCGATGGGGATTCAATGATGCTTGTTCAACAATCCTCTGGCTGGATAGATGTTTTACAGGTCAAGTTAATTGGTAAGAAGGTAGTGACACAGCTTCTTGCTCGAGTGAAAAGCAAGGGATCCAGTAAAATCATATGCAGTGCCATATCTAGTTCTGGAATGCTCTTTGCATACTCTGACCAGAAAAAGCCTTGCCTTTTTGAACTCAAAAAGGCAGAAGTCGGGAAAAGCAAGTGGATCATCAACAAAATACAGTTGCCTAAGAGACTGCCATATGCACACTCTATTATTTTCAGTGCTGACTCCTCATACCTTATGCTAGCTGGGCATGATAGAAAAATATAT GTGGTTGATATAAAAGGTTTGGAGCTTGTAGACACATTTGTTCCACAGAGGAAGTTGGATAGCACGAATTTACAACCGGATGAACCTCCTATGACTAGAATGTGTACAAGTGCAGACGGGCAGTGGTTGGCCGCCATCAATTGTTTTGGTGACATCTATATTTTTAACTTGGAGATAAACAG GCAACATTGGTTCATTTCTAGGATGAATGATGCTTCCATCACTGCTGCGGATTTTCCTCCAAAGAACAGTAATGTATTTGTTGTCACAACGTCTAGCAACGAAGTCTTCATCTTCGATCTAGAAGCAAAACAGTTAGGCGAGTGGTCAAAACAGAACACAAACCACCTTCCTCGAAGATTTCAAGAATTTCCAGGAGAAATAATTGGTCTTTCCTTTTTGCCTTCCTCTTTATCAGTCATCATATATAGCTCAAG GGCGATGTGCTTGATTGACTTTGGAATGCCGATCGTTCaagaagagaaagtccagatcGGTTTAGATCCATCATCAGACAAAAATGAACGTAATAAAACTAACTgggcaaagaggaagagaaaatctCATGAACAGAAGTCTTCCAATACTAAGAACTTTGATTTTTTTGTATTCAAAGACCCTGCCTTATTCGTTGGACATTTATCGGATAATTCTCTCCTGCTGATGGGCAAGCAGTGGCTGGATGTTGCCAGGAACTTTGACGCGCCCATACATAGACACATATTTGGAACATAA